Genomic segment of Eretmochelys imbricata isolate rEreImb1 chromosome 24, rEreImb1.hap1, whole genome shotgun sequence:
CACTAAGCtagcaggaaaagaaaagattCCTGTGGAAACGCATTCACTGTACATTAAGTATCAAAAACATGGCACAAGCGACTTGCACTTCTCTGTACGTGGAAGGTGATCAATCTCTGAGTCTGGGTTCACCTACCAACCGCCAGCCCGGAGGGTCCCTTACCGCGATCGCTGCGAGCCAGCTGGAAGTTCACAAACACGAGGTTCACGGCGGTCTTTTCCTCCACGTATTCCAGCGTCGCAGTCAGGCTAGAAAGAAACACACCCCTGTGCTCGAACAAGCTGAGAAATAGCCCCTGGGGGGAGTTCCAAAGGAGTGAGgtgctcaactcccattaaaatccagggggagttggggggggctgTGAAAATTCTAGCCCTTCAATATGGATTTGATTGATACAGGATTGGTTGGTCTAGTTCTGTAGTACTGTGATTTGGTGGCACTTGGGAATTAAAACACAACACAACCACAAGCAGCAGCTGTATAAAACCCAGTTTGGTCCGCCGGAAAGAGAGAAACAACAGAGAAGTTTCAAACCTCTATGATATTTCCAAGACTGAAGAGGACCAAGGGGTTGGATTCGTTTAAGGGGGGGCTCATTTAGAAGCTGGCACAATTGTTATGGCTGAGAAGAGCTGAATAAAGTTACACGGGTCCCTCAGCCAGCCTTCCCCTGACTTAGGCAGCTTGAAGGCGCAGCCCCAGTGAGCACACAATGGGCATGGAGGGTCAGCAGTTACTGTCTATGATCTTGGACACCacactgtgggagctgctgcctTTTTCCTGCCAGCCACCTAATGTCAcaaggtgtgggggtgggagtgatTTCCAGCCGCAGAAAGTCAAGGGATAACTATAACCTGGCTCAGGAGACATAGGCCCTGGGATCCTTAACATCCCAGCGCTTTGAAAGAAATGACGCACAGATGGAATAAAGGACCAGTCAGCAGCACGCTCCAGAGGAGCTAACCCTGCGCTGCCCAAGGGCTTGTCTATCTCTAAACTGCGGGACTGCAGCACCGAATGCTTTCAGGCTCTTCGGTGTGTTTACAATTTAAACTGGAGTTACCCTAGATAGCAAGTGTCTCAGGGAGGCAGGGTCCAAAACAGGAGGGTGATGGCTGGGGCTGCTTTCTCCCATGGCCTCCAGACAAAGGAGGCGGGAAAGCCCCTCTGCCATCCTGGGCCAGGCTCCTTACCTTTCGCGGTTGTTTTGATCCAGGGCGCCGCGGGGAGTGTCCAGGAAAAGCTTGCCGTCAGTTAGGAGTCCGTGCCAgtgagcagagctgtggggacctAGTTGGAAATGGAAGTCCAGCTGGACAGGGAGACCAGGGAGCAGAAGGTCGCCAGCAAACACTGTCAGGTTCCCAGCCTGCAAGAAAGCAGCGAAGCCCCCGTTACCAGGCGCgctggctggctgagagccaACACCTGTTAACGCTGGGGTCTGCCAAGGGGAATCTAGCTCTACACCCAGATCCTACTGAGTGGGACCTCCCAGCCTGAACCCCTGCCCATGGCTCAGGCCCATGTGCTCTAAGCGCCGGGGAGCCTAGACTAGGATCTAACTGAGAAGACCTGGGATTTACAGGCAGGAAGCCAGCATCATGCAAGGCAGCTTCCTCCCTGCGCTATTTCCCACCTAAAGAATCTGAAACAGTTTCTTGTTCAAAGGGCAAACGTTAATGATTGCTGCCCTTCCAGTTCCTCTGGGCCCATCACCCTCCTCTGTAGACACCCCAATCCTCATCTCCTTAGACACAACCTGTAGCTACAGAACGATCCCCTGGATGCACCCTGGACTCAGCCAGGCGGCGGGAGGTTGCCTACCTTGTACAACTCTTTTAGCTCGCCCTGGTTAGCCCCTCTGCTGGCCGGGCCGCCTCCCAAGGACTCAGGAACATTGGAGGCAGTAGCGAGGTCTGACGGTCAGGCTCTCACGCTCAGTCAGGGTGATACTTGAAGGACAAGCGAGAGAAGGACagcagggatgaaatcctggcccgtttgcaagtcaaggggagttttggcTTTGACTTCAGTGCGGCCAAGGTTTCATCCCAGGTCTGTAACAAATTGCTCCTACAAGGGAAAATCCATTGTAAATTCCTCAGCTCCTTATCCCTTATCAGGCCGAACAGTCCTTTATTCTGTAATTAGCCACAGTGAAGGCAGATGCTACCTCATTGTTAGGGCGCCAAGCATGCAGCCTGCTTTAAAGGACATTTGACTGATTGGTGTTGCCTCGGAGAGCCGTATGCCCTGAGGAATCAAATCAACGCAGCTGGAGAAGGTACTTTGAGGGTAAATACTGTAAATGATTCCCAGCTTGACTTGACCTGCAGGAAACCACCCAGAGGGGTCAATCTTTTCCACAAGGCCAGTTTAACTGGTGGACAGACTGTCCTGTTCATCACCTTTCTGCTGGGAACTAACTCTGGCTCACAGTTAGGAGCTTTATTAACAAATGCAAAACACCCTCATTAAGAGTAAAATCTGTGACTACTTGAAtagtatgtgggggagggggaagtgtttCACCCTCCCCACTTCAACTATATACAGAGACATTGGGGGGGGGCAGCTGATTTCAGAAGATGCTGAGACACCctcccctctgaaaaccaggcctttctaaggggtctcaagttgggctccTAAAATCACCAGTTGCTTTTGAAAACGCGATGGTTGATTTGTGGTGTGGTCACGCACCGGGAcccagttgtgctaggtgctgtataaatacagaacaaaggCCAGTCCCTCCCCCACAGAGTTTACAGTGCAGTAAAATCTTGGCCTTAAGAGATCAGATATACGCCCCAGGCACCCCTTGTTGGTTTTTTGAAGGATGAATCATTCTCAAAGCTCCAAAAACAACGATCAACCAGTTACAGGCTGGCCCCCGGCTCCGGAAAACAGGGACTTCTCCCCTTTCCAGACATTTTTACCAACATAAGGGTTTGATTCCCACCCCAGTGACAAATAGAAGGAAAGCGACAGTTCCCTGTTAATCTTCGATTGAGGGGGTGGGAAAAGCCACTCACCTCCCGTGGAAAGGCACCATCCTCCGCCGGTAGATGAGGCGATAGCGATAGCAGTAATAGTAATACgcaaagggggagcagggggggtatGAGTAGTTCCGTTTCCTCCCTCTCTCAGTGTAAGAAAGGGAAAACAGATAGGCGTGGTCCCGGAGCAGCGACGTTTCTTCAGGCAGTGCCTACCCACGGCAAAGTGAGCCCCCGAGCCCCAGGGCCCCAGCTCAAGTAGCCAGGTTCTTTGTGACCCAGCCATTGTGACGTTTCCCCGTGGGGAGGGCAGCATTGTGACATGCCCAGCCAGGCCACACCCCCCAGGGACACACCTAGgttattcccctcccccttccggGCTCTAGTGTAGGATGTTGCCATTGTGCAGCCAGCCTTCTAATATCCTGCTCTAAAGGGGACGGAGCTGtagtttgtgggggaggagggggtccctCAGTCCCTGGCATCCAAGATGTGTCCCTTAATCCCCCAAACTGCAGGGTCCATATTGATGTAAACGATGGAGATTATGATGGTTGGGGGCCTCTCTAAATCCTGGCTCCCACTGTGGGGTCCCTGTGTAGCCCCCACCCTGCTAGGCCCTAGAGTGGGTCCTTTTCTCTCTGCAGCACTATGCCAACAGGGCACATCCCCTTGGGTTTGGGGAGTCCAAGACTCAGAGAGTTGgaggccagacgggaccaccaGCTCATCCAGTCTGACCACCCGGCTCGCACAGGGCCCGCACACTAAACCTAACATCCCAAAGTATCACAGCCCTCGGGAGCCTAGACTGGTCTGTGCCACCCATGCCAGAGGCCCCCGCCATGACAGGGAAATGATGATGTTAGAAATACCCAGATCATCCCAGCAAGTGATAATCCCACACACCAGAGAAAGGCGAAAACCTACCCCCCTCCCGCCAAGGTCCCtgcccatctgtcaaggttcctcccccactctgaacactagggtacagatgtggggacctgcatgaaaacctcctaatctTATCTTTACCAggttaggtcaaaacttccccaaggtacaaaatattccaccctttgtccttggattggccgctaccaccaccaaacaaatactgatATTTACTgagccccccaaatctcagctagggtgaaacactggctgggatttcttcctggagctctaggaaaaacagagttaataagacacatgcatctctaaatatactaccaagtacataaagattaacaatattttccacatctcaaggacggttttaaccagttgattctgggaaactttcacgggagagtgcatcagccactttgttagaagctcctgagatgtgttggatgtcgaaatcaaaatcttggagagctaaactccaccgaagaagttttttgttattttctttgacggtgtgaagccacttcagtgcagcatggtcggtttgcaggtggaaacgccgtccccaaacatagtggcgtagcttttccagagcgtagacaatggcgtaacattctttttcaccaactgaccagttgctttccctctcagacagttttttgctgagaaacactacagggtggaattcttgatcaggtcctttctgcattaaaactgctcccataccacgctcggacgcatctgtggttactaggaacggtttgtcaaagtcgggggcccttagtacagggtcagacatgagtgtcgctttaagcttgttaaaggccttctgacacttttcggtccactgaacagcatttggctgtttctttttggttaggtctgtcagtggagcagcgatttggctgtagtgcggtacaaatcgtctgtaataaccggccaagcctaagaaggattgaacctgtttctttgactttgggacaggccacttttggatagcattcactttggcctgtagggggctgatagttccttgacccagcTGGTGCCAAGGttagtcactctgtttaggcctatctgacacttcttagccttaacagttagtcctgcctcccttatgcgctcaaggacttttcgtagatgttccaggtggtctgcccaggaatccgaaaatatgaccacatcatcaaggtaggcgactgcatattctcctaatcccgctaggagaccatctacaagtctttggaaggtggtgggtgcatttcgcagcccgaaagggagtacattagaTTCATACAACCCGAGATgcgtggtgaaggctgacctttccttggcagattcatccagcggtacctgccagtaccccttggttaagtccaaggtagagatgaactgggccaatcccagtttctctaatagttcatctgtgcgtggcattggatagttgtctgggcgagttacagcatttagcttatggtagtccatgcaaaaacgtatttccccatctggtttgggaactaaaaccactggagatgcccgtgcacttccagagggacggattacccccatctgtaacatatcctggatctcccgttctatagcagttttagcttgaggagacaccggtaaggttggactttaattgggtgagcattatctgtgtcaatggagtggtatgcccattcagtcagtcctggggtggctgagaacgtcggcgcatagctagtgcacagttccttgatctgctgtcgctgcatatgcccaagggtcacggagaggttcacctcttccacaccaccagcacttttcccttcgtagtagacaccttcaggccactcagcgtcgtctcctccctgggctgtaaactgacaaacctttaattctctggaataaaagggctttagagaattaatatggtacaccttaggctttcggttggaggtgggaaatgctatgagataattaacagctcccaggcactcttggaccgtgaatggcccttcccacgatgcttccattttatgggcctgcaGCACCTTTAaaaccatgacctggtctcctactttgaaagaacgctctctggcatgtttatcataccaggctttttgctctttttgagcatcctgtaagttttctctagcaagggctaaagaggttcagagggtgttttgtaggttggttacaaagtccagaatgttagttcctggagaaggtgtaaatccctcccattgctgcttcaccaactgcaatggccccttaacctcacggccatatacaagttcaaatggggaaaaccctaaactggggtgtggtacagctctgtaggcaaagagcaactgctgcaacactaggtcccaatcattggagtgctcatttacgaatttacgtatcatggcccccaaagttccattaaacttctccaccatgccgtttgtttgatggtggtaaggagtggcaaccaagtgatttaccccatgagcttcccaaaggttttccatagttcctgccaggaaattagtccctgcatctgtgaggatgtcggagggccaacgtaccctggcaaaaatgtctgctagtgcctggcacacacttttagccctggtgttgcttagagctactgcttccggccatcggatggcaaaatccatgaaagtcagtatgtactgctttcctctgggtgtctttttcggaaaaggacccagaatatccacagctactcgctgaaatggaacttcaacgatggggagtggctggagaggggctctgacctggtcttggggttttcccactctttggcatacttcacaagaccggacataggtagaaacatccttgcccagtccctcccagtggaatgactcccccaaacggtctttggtcctgttcaccacagcatggccactagggtgatcgtgggctaagctcaagagcttggcccggtaattagttggaactaccaactgtctctgaggatgccagtcttcctggtgtccatcagaaagagtttccttgtataaaagtcctctttctacaacaaacctggatctattagaagagctgagaggtggtgggttgctccgtgccgccgtccaagctctctggaggctttcatctgcttcctgttcggtctggaactgttcccttgatacTGGAGACAtaagttcctcattggattgtggacctatgcttggtccctctgggagtgatgtaggggatggggctgtttctgttgactgtgaaccgctttccgctggtgcactatgttgggattcaggctccggctgagcctcttgtgtagggttattggctgctgccggttcaggttcggtggggccctctggtgttgaggttgcaagtactggattcagtgctggcaatgggtctggtgttggttgttcggctggttccggttctgggattggttccgtctgagtctctgggactggatccactactgctgttgcagacattggccaggggtccgggtccatcacctctgactgggtcctgatagaagtttccagaatagagctaggcctcacggcttgtttagcctggctacgggtgaccattccctccctcttggcccgcttcacatgattggccaagtcagcatggggatgggataatcatcatagactgcaaaagtccacgttcctgaccagccctggtactgaacaggcaacttggctgtaggcaaattgaatgagttggacttgaagggttgaatcgtcacttggatctctgggttgattaaattggggtcctctaaggaagcatggatagctaacacttgtgctccagtgttcctccacgcggtgaccttcttcccgcccacactcacagtttccctccgctccaagggtatctgggaggtatctgggcctgtggacctctggtgtgatcccggtgcaatgaactgtaatctgttggggttcttggggcagttggcctttacatgccccagctcgttacatttaaaacatcgtccagctgacgggtcactggggcaaggtgggttgctggagaacggtgtggtgggacgataaggggtctggagggttctttgggaggtatgtggggctttgggcggcccccggtgatagggtgtggtctggggttgtcccttctggtctccgctcccactgcgaccagttttcttcttctcggccacctccacccatctggctccaatctctcctgcctcgattagagttttgggtttcccatctaggatgtatgtatttttctatttcctcaggaacaccctctaagaattgttccatttgcattaggaagggcaaattactggagattcaacacttgctcctgatatccaggcatcccaatgtttcacaatgtggtaggcatgtcgggtaaatgacacatctggtttccaccttagggctctgaacctccgacgagactgctcgggtgttatccccattctgactctcgccttggatttaaacagttcatacttgttcatgtgttctttaggcatttcagctgccacctcagctaagggtccactgagctgcagcctgagctctaccatgtattggtcagtagagatgttgtacccaaggcaggccctttcgaagttttctaggaaggcctcagtatcatcgcctgccttgtaggtgggaaactttctgggatggggagtggtacctgaaGAAGGATtcctagggtttgttggtatattctgctgagcctttatcttctccatctcctccacatgcttcctctctttttccttctcctccagttctttggcccttgcctccatttctttggcccttgcctccatagctctcctgtaaGCAGccacttggtgttgttctgcctctttcgctgcctccctttctttttccttctcctccttcttcagccgcatgagttctgtttgtctttcatgttccctttgtttttcctcagcctgaaatctggctaattccagcttttgtcgagccgtggattttgtcattctaacctctctgtttttaactaactttacccccgaggtttagaaataaacaagaaagacttggctgtaaaattttgctgtgctgtaatagaatacctattctctgatagtgattgtcagcctacagaaaaagacaattcccttgtctctgctctgggcccaaatcaaagcaaaaaacctccaactacttggaaacctgcttaccagcagcctaaaggaaaaaaaaattccttttcaaacttgtgctccttgtaaaaaatcaaaatcctaaaaaaaaacccaaacccctgccactttcgtctccaggcaaatgggtagaacaccccccctcccccgtttacttttaggggaaaaaaaaactctgggttggaagactgtgagtttccctgcaggagttaagtaccctgcctccaggcaaagaaaacctgcaattcacaaagataatccccttttgtctctgcttggccacaaagcagagaaaaaacaagctgctttcagtttcagctgctttctggacttcctttccaaaggaaaaaaaaattcctttttaaaatctgtatttctagttcaaaaaatctcaactggatctcaaaatgatttcaggttaatccccccactctgccaccatgtcaaggttcctccccaactctcaacgctagggtacagatgtacctgcatgaaaacctcctaagcttatctttaccagcttaggtcaaaacttccccaaggtacaaaatattccaccctttgtccttggattggctgctaccacaaccaaacaaatactggttactggggaagagctgtttggaaacatctttccccccaaatacttcccaaaaccttgcaccccacttcctggacaaggtttggtaaaaagcctcaccaatttgcctaggtgactacaggcccagacccttggatcttaagaacaatgaacaatcctcccaacacttgcaccccccctttcctgggaaatgttggataaaaaaacctcaccaatttgcataggtgaccacagacccaaacccttggatctgagaacaatgaaaaagcattcagttttcttacaagaagacttttaatagaaataggagtaaatagaagtaaagaaatcccctctgtaaaatcaggatggtagataccttacagggtaattagattcaaaacacagagaatccctctaggcaaaaccttaagttacaaaaaagatagacagaaacaattattctattcagcacaattcttttctcagccatttaaaggaatcataatctaacacatacctagctagattaagtgagctgtagctcacgaaagcttatgctcaaataaattggttagtctctaaggtgccacaagtactccttttctttttgtaaaagttctaagactacattcctggtctatccctgacaaaagcaacatatagacagacagagaccctttgtttttctccctcctcccagcttttgaaagtatcttgtctcctcattggtcattttggtcaggtgccagcgaggttacctttagcttcttaaccgtttacaggtgagaggagttttc
This window contains:
- the OAZ3 gene encoding LOW QUALITY PROTEIN: ornithine decarboxylase antizyme 3 (The sequence of the model RefSeq protein was modified relative to this genomic sequence to represent the inferred CDS: deleted 2 bases in 2 codons; substituted 1 base at 1 genomic stop codon); the encoded protein is MSQCCPPHGETSQWLGHKEPGYLSWGPGARGSLCRGXALPEETSLLRDHAYLFSLSYTERGRKRNYSYPPCSPFAYYYYCYRYRLIYRRRMVPFHGSITLTERESLTVRPRYCLQCSESLGGGPASRGANQGELKELYKAGNLTVFAGDLLLPGLPVQLDFHFQLGPHSSAHWHGLLTDGKLFLDTPRGALDQNNRESLTATLEYVEEKTAVNLVFVNFQLARSDRGDLFRAFSYLGFEVVRPDHPSLPPWEDVIFMVCPLERDCCPELA